The Firmicutes bacterium HGW-Firmicutes-1 genome includes a window with the following:
- the malQ gene encoding 4-alpha-glucanotransferase, whose translation MENTVTRRSGILLHPTSFPNPYGIGDLGSSSYSFIDFLEASGQKLWQILPLGPTGYGDSPYQAFSSFAGQPLVISPEKLIELNLLTDEDLINIPIWDPLKIDYGPAINYKFSLLRKAFTHFVTSDCKELIDEFDNFCENQASWLFDYALFMAVKDAHDGIVWTSWNPAIAFPTEDTKKEWAIKLKDSLNFYQFIQFIFTKQWHGLKKYANEKGIQIIGDIPIFVAFDSADVWANKELFFLDSMGFPLEVAGVPPDYFSEIGQLWGNPLYNWKIHKQQNYSWWIKRISHALTDVDILRIDHFRGFESYWAIPYGSSNAINGKWEKGPCKDLFYALENALGKNLPIIAEDLGIITTEVEDLRDTFKFPGMKILQFAFENIEENNLLPHHYSPNSVCYSGTHDNNTTIGWYDKASAISQDRVRRYMNTNGSDIAWDFIRICFGSVSSMAIVPIQDVLSFESWARMNTPGVAENNWQFRYTPEMLSDSITKRLADITDLFGR comes from the coding sequence ATGGAAAATACTGTAACTAGAAGAAGTGGCATTTTGCTACATCCAACATCTTTTCCTAACCCATATGGAATAGGTGATCTTGGCTCTTCTTCATATTCCTTTATTGATTTTTTAGAGGCTTCAGGGCAAAAGCTATGGCAAATACTTCCTCTCGGCCCTACGGGCTACGGCGATTCCCCATATCAAGCCTTTTCCTCCTTTGCAGGGCAGCCATTGGTAATCAGTCCTGAAAAGCTAATAGAATTGAACTTATTAACGGATGAAGATTTGATAAACATTCCCATATGGGATCCTTTAAAGATTGATTATGGTCCAGCAATAAATTATAAGTTCTCTTTACTAAGAAAAGCATTTACTCATTTTGTTACTTCTGATTGCAAGGAGCTAATCGATGAATTCGATAACTTTTGTGAAAATCAGGCTTCTTGGCTTTTTGATTATGCACTATTTATGGCCGTAAAAGATGCTCATGATGGTATTGTTTGGACTAGCTGGAATCCTGCTATTGCCTTTCCAACAGAAGATACAAAAAAAGAATGGGCAATTAAGCTAAAGGACAGTTTAAACTTTTATCAATTTATTCAATTTATTTTCACCAAACAATGGCATGGGCTTAAAAAATATGCAAATGAAAAAGGAATTCAAATCATTGGAGATATTCCAATTTTTGTTGCCTTTGATAGTGCAGATGTTTGGGCGAATAAAGAGCTCTTTTTCTTAGACTCTATGGGATTCCCTCTAGAAGTTGCAGGTGTTCCACCTGATTATTTTTCTGAGATTGGTCAACTATGGGGAAATCCTCTGTACAACTGGAAGATCCACAAGCAGCAAAATTATTCTTGGTGGATTAAGCGGATTTCACACGCGCTTACAGATGTTGATATATTAAGAATTGATCATTTTCGAGGTTTTGAATCCTATTGGGCAATTCCATATGGTTCTAGTAATGCAATAAATGGAAAATGGGAAAAAGGACCCTGTAAAGATTTATTCTATGCATTAGAAAACGCTTTGGGCAAGAATCTACCTATTATTGCTGAGGATCTTGGCATAATAACAACTGAAGTAGAAGACTTAAGAGATACCTTCAAGTTTCCTGGAATGAAGATTCTACAATTTGCTTTTGAGAACATTGAAGAAAACAACCTATTGCCTCATCATTATAGTCCAAATTCTGTATGTTATTCTGGAACACATGATAACAATACAACGATTGGCTGGTATGATAAGGCTTCTGCTATTAGCCAAGACCGTGTACGTCGCTATATGAATACGAATGGTTCAGATATTGCCTGGGATTTCATTAGAATCTGCTTTGGATCTGTGTCCTCTATGGCAATTGTACCTATACAGGATGTTTTATCCTTTGAAAGTTGGGCACGTATGAATACCCCTGGAGTTGCAGAAAACAATTGGCAGTTTAGATATACTCCTGAAATGCTATCTGATAGTATAACAAAGAGGTTAGCAGATATTACTGATCTTTTTGGACGATAA
- a CDS encoding CTP synthase, with protein sequence METKYIFVTGGVVSGLGKGITAASLGRLLKARGKKVTIQKFDPYINIDPGTMSPYQHGEVFVTEDGAETDLDLGHYERFVDENLGQYSNVTTGKVYWTVLNKERKGDFLGATVQVIPHITNAIKDRIYRAGKSVQSDIVITEIGGTVGDIESLPFLEAIRQVASDVGKENVIYMHVTLIPYLKASQEMKTKPTQHSVKELRSIGIQPDILVCRTEQPLSVDMKEKMGLFCSVDAECVIQNLDAASLYEVPLMLEKEGLARIVCKRLGMKCTVPDLTEWEEMLEKERARKNKIKIALVGKYVELHDAYISIVESLYHAGIHHETYVEVLWINAEEVNCNNMKELLGEADGILVPGGFGDRGIEGKICATNYARENKVPFFGICLGMQCAVIEYSRNILGLTDAHSSELDPQTTNPVIDLMPEQKDIDELGGTMRLGAYPCKVEKDSFAFEAYKEELIYERHRHRYEFNNEYREELVKKGLKIVGVSPDDRLVEMIEISDHPWFVGVQFHPEFKSRPNRCHPLFKDFVGASIKNNTK encoded by the coding sequence ATGGAGACAAAGTACATTTTCGTTACAGGTGGAGTTGTATCAGGATTAGGAAAAGGCATTACAGCAGCTTCTTTAGGAAGATTGCTAAAAGCACGAGGGAAAAAAGTTACCATTCAAAAGTTCGATCCCTATATTAACATTGATCCAGGTACTATGAGTCCATACCAACACGGTGAAGTGTTTGTAACTGAAGATGGAGCTGAGACAGATCTTGACTTGGGCCATTATGAAAGATTTGTTGATGAAAATTTAGGACAATACAGTAACGTAACAACAGGAAAAGTATACTGGACAGTACTCAATAAGGAAAGAAAGGGCGATTTCCTAGGAGCAACTGTACAAGTAATTCCACACATTACAAATGCAATTAAAGATAGAATATACCGAGCTGGTAAAAGTGTTCAATCTGACATTGTAATCACTGAAATTGGAGGTACTGTCGGCGACATAGAAAGCTTACCTTTTCTTGAAGCGATAAGACAAGTTGCTTCTGATGTTGGAAAAGAAAATGTGATCTATATGCATGTTACGTTGATTCCATATCTAAAAGCTTCTCAAGAAATGAAAACGAAACCTACACAGCATTCCGTAAAAGAACTAAGATCCATTGGAATTCAACCAGATATATTGGTCTGTAGAACAGAACAACCATTATCTGTGGATATGAAGGAAAAAATGGGATTGTTTTGTAGCGTAGATGCAGAGTGCGTAATTCAGAATTTAGATGCAGCATCCCTATACGAAGTTCCTTTGATGTTAGAAAAGGAAGGACTTGCAAGAATTGTATGTAAAAGATTAGGTATGAAATGTACTGTTCCAGATTTGACGGAATGGGAAGAAATGCTTGAAAAAGAAAGAGCGCGTAAAAATAAAATTAAAATTGCACTTGTTGGAAAGTATGTAGAATTACATGATGCTTATATTTCTATTGTAGAGTCCTTATATCATGCAGGTATTCACCATGAAACCTATGTTGAAGTGTTATGGATAAATGCAGAAGAGGTTAATTGCAATAATATGAAAGAGCTTCTAGGTGAAGCAGACGGTATATTAGTACCTGGAGGTTTTGGTGATCGTGGTATTGAAGGTAAAATTTGTGCAACAAACTATGCAAGAGAAAACAAAGTTCCATTTTTTGGTATTTGTCTTGGAATGCAATGTGCAGTAATTGAGTATTCTAGAAATATTTTAGGTCTCACGGATGCTCATAGCTCCGAGTTAGATCCTCAAACGACTAACCCAGTAATTGATTTAATGCCGGAACAAAAAGACATTGACGAACTAGGTGGTACAATGAGATTAGGTGCATACCCATGTAAGGTAGAAAAAGATTCCTTTGCATTTGAGGCATATAAAGAAGAGCTCATTTATGAGAGACACAGACATAGATATGAATTCAATAATGAATATAGAGAAGAACTTGTTAAAAAAGGTTTGAAAATTGTTGGAGTTTCACCTGATGATCGCCTAGTTGAAATGATTGAAATAAGTGATCATCCATGGTTTGTCGGTGTTCAATTCCACCCAGAATTCAAATCTAGACCTAACCGCTGTCATCCCCTCTTTAAGGACTTTGTCGGCGCAAGCATTAAAAATAATACAAAGTAA
- a CDS encoding 1-acyl-sn-glycerol-3-phosphate acyltransferase encodes MFRAIVILILFAIFLLVTFPITLIGFLAGKVSMKLRYKIARGIASFASNAFFILSGAKINVTGLENVPQNSQAVLFVGNHKSYMDIPLLIKHIPFPLAFIAKVDLKKVPFVSQVMILLGCLFMDRGDVRQSLEIIKEGVNKLKRGESLLIFPEGTRSKTDTLLPFKQGSLKLAEKSNVLIIPFAIKGTDELFGNHGFRVTPTDVWLTFGKPIDLSQMNLEEKKKSAHYVQEIIQSMCLEMNESR; translated from the coding sequence ATGTTTCGTGCAATTGTTATTTTGATATTATTCGCAATCTTTTTACTCGTTACCTTTCCTATAACTCTTATTGGGTTTTTAGCAGGAAAAGTATCCATGAAACTAAGATATAAAATTGCCAGAGGAATTGCTAGTTTTGCATCAAATGCTTTTTTTATACTTTCTGGAGCCAAGATAAATGTCACCGGTTTGGAAAATGTTCCCCAAAATAGTCAAGCTGTGCTTTTTGTAGGAAATCATAAAAGCTATATGGATATTCCTTTGCTCATTAAACACATCCCTTTTCCTCTCGCTTTTATTGCAAAAGTTGACCTAAAAAAAGTTCCATTTGTAAGCCAGGTTATGATTTTACTAGGCTGCTTATTTATGGATAGAGGTGATGTTAGGCAATCTCTAGAAATCATAAAAGAAGGTGTCAACAAGCTTAAAAGAGGTGAATCTCTCTTAATCTTTCCAGAGGGAACTAGAAGCAAGACCGATACGTTATTGCCTTTTAAACAAGGTAGTCTTAAGCTAGCTGAAAAGTCAAATGTTTTGATTATACCCTTTGCTATAAAGGGTACCGATGAACTATTTGGCAACCATGGGTTTAGGGTTACACCTACTGACGTTTGGCTTACCTTTGGCAAACCCATCGACTTATCTCAAATGAATCTTGAAGAAAAGAAAAAAAGCGCTCATTATGTGCAAGAAATTATACAAAGTATGTGTTTAGAAATGAATGAAAGCCGCTGA